From the genome of Bosea sp. Tri-49, one region includes:
- a CDS encoding porin has product MKLPFVIILATLGLPALAAAQSIGEPIPGRGAVKTKPAATRPAPAQATRPCPEYGPGFVRVEGSSACVRVGGGVRVEFGKTSSRRGYGSAADAMVYGEARSQTSIGEMRAVISGRGRIDNNLNSGWQRW; this is encoded by the coding sequence ATGAAGCTGCCATTCGTCATCATCCTCGCGACCCTGGGCCTGCCGGCGCTCGCCGCTGCTCAGTCGATCGGCGAGCCCATTCCCGGTCGCGGGGCGGTCAAGACCAAGCCGGCCGCAACTCGTCCCGCGCCGGCGCAGGCGACGCGGCCTTGCCCCGAATACGGGCCCGGCTTCGTTCGGGTCGAAGGCTCTTCGGCCTGCGTTCGTGTCGGTGGCGGCGTTCGCGTCGAGTTCGGCAAGACCTCCAGCCGCCGCGGCTACGGCTCCGCCGCCGATGCGATGGTCTACGGTGAAGCGCGCAGTCAGACCTCAATTGGCGAGATGCGCGCCGTGATCAGTGGTCGTGGCCGGATCGACAACAACCTGAATAGCGGTTGGCAGCGCTGGTGA
- a CDS encoding Lrp/AsnC family transcriptional regulator has translation MRNDGELDAIDRKLLALLQADARASFTALARDAGLSRTAIQERMARLERCGVILGYTVRLADLPKAPITRAMLSLRIRTRPCAAVLDRFRHWPEIVACYSLAGPVDAMLIVETQDAAALSQLVDRLSAVPGVGEIETAPILAESVRAG, from the coding sequence TTGCGAAACGACGGTGAGCTCGACGCCATCGACCGGAAGCTGCTTGCGCTGCTCCAGGCCGACGCGCGCGCCTCCTTCACCGCGCTGGCGCGCGATGCCGGGCTCTCGCGCACCGCGATCCAGGAACGGATGGCGCGGCTCGAGCGCTGCGGTGTCATCCTCGGCTACACCGTCCGTCTCGCCGACCTGCCGAAGGCGCCCATCACCCGCGCGATGCTCTCGCTACGCATTCGCACGCGCCCCTGCGCAGCCGTTCTCGATCGCTTCAGGCACTGGCCGGAGATCGTCGCCTGCTATTCGCTGGCCGGGCCCGTCGACGCGATGCTGATCGTGGAGACGCAGGATGCGGCGGCCCTGTCGCAACTGGTTGACAGGCTGAGTGCCGTGCCTGGCGTCGGCGAGATCGAAACCGCGCCGATCCTGGCGGAGAGCGTCAGGGCCGGCTGA
- a CDS encoding cupin has product MRTIKPQDFTGNRAWEALDIDRIDDATIRLHWTDQPYKWHVNDGPEVFVVLDGEVDMHTRTDGIESVQRLVRGDIFHAQDGDAHVAHPVGAARVLVIERAGSI; this is encoded by the coding sequence ATGAGGACGATCAAGCCGCAGGACTTCACCGGCAACCGCGCCTGGGAGGCACTCGACATCGACCGGATCGACGACGCGACGATCCGGCTGCACTGGACCGATCAGCCCTACAAATGGCACGTCAATGACGGGCCGGAGGTCTTCGTCGTGCTCGACGGCGAGGTCGACATGCACACTAGAACCGACGGCATCGAAAGCGTGCAGCGACTGGTTCGCGGCGACATCTTTCATGCGCAGGACGGCGACGCCCATGTCGCCCATCCCGTCGGAGCCGCACGCGTGCTGGTGATCGAGCGCGCCGGCAGCATCTGA